The Methylotenera sp. G11 genome includes a window with the following:
- a CDS encoding ABC transporter permease, with translation MIDLRVPANRFRTHALYFISPLLLLLIWAWVCRAGIFPEQILVSPAGVLETGHELWANGELPAHLHDSLLRLSWGFAIGAFLGLLFGVLMGLFKSVDSFFAPSFNAIRQVPTIAFIPMLIMIFGVEETFKIVVVAKAAFFPVTLATYDAVKGIPRTYFEVSRVYQLPTWHLITRIVLPATTPPVLTGFRLALGRSWMVLVAAELIAADSGIGQMMEMGRQMFRIDIVLVGVLVTGLIGFLLDRGLRSVEAHLGKWKYR, from the coding sequence ATGATTGATTTACGCGTTCCGGCTAATCGTTTCCGCACGCATGCGCTGTATTTTATATCGCCGCTGCTATTACTGCTTATCTGGGCATGGGTATGCCGTGCCGGCATATTCCCGGAACAGATTCTGGTATCGCCGGCCGGCGTTCTTGAAACCGGCCACGAACTCTGGGCCAACGGAGAACTGCCTGCACACTTGCATGATAGCCTGTTGCGGTTAAGCTGGGGTTTTGCTATCGGTGCTTTCCTGGGCCTGCTGTTTGGCGTATTGATGGGCTTGTTCAAATCAGTGGATAGCTTCTTTGCGCCATCGTTCAATGCGATACGCCAGGTACCAACCATTGCTTTTATCCCGATGCTGATCATGATTTTTGGTGTGGAAGAGACATTCAAGATCGTGGTCGTGGCAAAAGCTGCGTTCTTCCCTGTCACGCTGGCAACTTATGATGCAGTCAAGGGTATTCCGCGGACATATTTTGAGGTGTCCAGGGTATATCAGCTGCCAACATGGCATTTGATTACGCGTATTGTATTGCCGGCAACGACGCCACCGGTGCTGACAGGGTTCCGTTTGGCTTTAGGCCGTTCATGGATGGTGCTGGTGGCAGCCGAACTGATCGCTGCCGATAGCGGCATCGGGCAGATGATGGAAATGGGCAGGCAAATGTTCCGAATCGACATCGTGCTGGTGGGCGTGCTCGTCACCGGTTTGATAGGTTTCCTGCTAGACCGCGGCTTGCGTTCTGTTGAAGCACACCTTGGGAAGTGGAAATACAGGTAA
- a CDS encoding ABC transporter permease — MKKIKQFTSRLSQVNGLWLPIAVALIWEIMSRQGDAYAYTFVSLSQIAIGFSELVTSGELLVNLAATLQTTVIGLLIGGITGLLVGGLMAVSPTADKLIGPLYHTLRQVPLLGLIPLIALWFGNGLSSKILIVSLAAFYPVVLNTYEGMRGVEKKLIEVSSVLKLNRLQLFLKVLLPAAMPSILTGVSQALAFAWISTVGTELLFSTGPGLGGLMQIAQEASRMDIVIIGVASIGLTGLLMNAGLSRLSQYLLRWRSVR, encoded by the coding sequence ATGAAAAAAATAAAACAGTTCACATCCAGGCTGTCGCAGGTAAACGGGCTCTGGCTGCCGATAGCCGTGGCTTTAATCTGGGAAATCATGTCGCGCCAGGGAGATGCTTACGCTTATACGTTTGTATCCTTGTCGCAGATCGCGATTGGTTTTTCGGAGCTGGTCACAAGCGGCGAGCTGCTGGTCAACCTGGCGGCGACATTGCAGACTACGGTTATCGGGTTATTGATCGGAGGCATTACAGGCTTGCTGGTTGGCGGCCTCATGGCTGTTTCACCCACCGCCGATAAATTGATCGGGCCGCTATACCACACCCTGCGGCAAGTGCCGTTATTGGGGTTGATTCCTTTGATCGCACTCTGGTTCGGTAATGGCCTGTCTTCAAAAATCCTGATTGTTAGCCTGGCTGCGTTCTACCCGGTAGTGCTGAATACTTATGAAGGCATGCGCGGTGTGGAAAAGAAATTGATAGAAGTGTCTTCCGTACTTAAGTTAAACCGCCTGCAGCTGTTCCTGAAGGTTCTGCTGCCGGCAGCGATGCCATCCATCCTGACCGGGGTTTCCCAGGCCTTGGCTTTTGCCTGGATTTCCACGGTGGGGACTGAACTGCTGTTTTCTACCGGGCCAGGTCTTGGCGGCTTGATGCAGATCGCACAGGAAGCCTCCAGGATGGACATCGTCATTATCGGGGTTGCCAGTATCGGCTTGACGGGATTGCTGATGAACGCGGGCCTGTCTCGCCTGAGTCAATATCTGCTGCGCTGGCGCAGCGTCAGATAA
- a CDS encoding TonB-dependent receptor: MRSEAINHAYQRHGKFKLKPLVKHVSIALAIGSGVVLNGGYAYAEEAAPIQAQDKSSIDDKTKLDDKTKAEGTALPSVTVTSQKREESVQEVKTAITALNGKDLLDQGVGRSASEVLNYVPNASAGTQLHGRPRWWIRGVGAGQQQFDLASPVGFYLDEVYISNATATGFPLFDLERVEVLRGPQGTLWGKNTTGGAVSVVSKKPSFNADAKDNYVKVDYGSYNDRIVQGGVGGVILDERLAGRVSFYQQDQDGRLKNDFTGGKDGGLSEGAIRGQLSAILTPNLEALLNVHYRKYETDGAITTTKSYAPNGVVRNGYAPNTDIKHVSTNAPDSSDSTQNGINLNLKWQLGRYALTSITAYEDFETNILTDNDYTPLEISRSHTDGKSRQFTQEIRLASPREDRWNWLAGAHYFNENIDFTTQGAKLPSASVPGLAGAPPGATYNSSDLNHKAESFALFGSNTYNFTDQLNATLGLRWTRETKKYDLDRKASTGAGTWSNLSQWWDTYTGAYAAAGPLGSGTFSSSDSKTWNAFTYDITPEYKITPHDRVYAKYSHGVKSGGFNTAATSLAAVNTVKPEQLNAYEIGYKSEWLGGRVNFNASLFHYDYQDVQVNVVGYNANAGATVSYLQNAKKATVNGAEFEIEALPVENLHVNASLGLLDTEYDELNVLNGGADLKGRSLVRSPHVTAQIAADYTIPVQYGKIIVAADARYQGKQYYFVDPQSEAREHLNQDGYTLANARLSFATHNDKYVFTGYVNNLFDKEYKNHSLPAFNPGLGVNGDSVYWAAPRTVGVSVTTRW; this comes from the coding sequence ATGAGAAGTGAAGCAATCAATCACGCTTACCAGCGTCACGGTAAATTTAAATTAAAGCCATTGGTCAAGCATGTATCCATTGCACTGGCAATCGGGTCCGGTGTTGTTTTAAACGGTGGCTATGCCTATGCAGAAGAAGCTGCGCCAATTCAGGCGCAAGACAAATCCTCAATAGATGACAAAACAAAGTTAGATGACAAAACAAAAGCAGAAGGCACGGCTTTGCCTTCTGTCACGGTGACGTCACAGAAGCGTGAAGAAAGCGTACAGGAAGTCAAGACTGCGATTACCGCGCTGAATGGCAAGGATCTTTTAGACCAGGGGGTAGGGCGCTCTGCAAGTGAAGTGCTGAACTATGTACCTAACGCTTCTGCCGGCACGCAGCTGCACGGTCGCCCACGCTGGTGGATCCGCGGTGTTGGCGCTGGACAGCAGCAGTTCGACCTTGCGAGCCCGGTCGGATTCTATCTGGATGAAGTGTATATCAGCAATGCCACGGCGACAGGGTTTCCTTTGTTTGACCTGGAGCGTGTTGAAGTACTGCGCGGTCCGCAAGGGACGCTGTGGGGCAAGAACACGACCGGCGGCGCCGTGAGTGTCGTTTCAAAAAAACCGTCATTCAACGCCGATGCCAAAGATAATTATGTGAAGGTTGATTATGGCAGCTATAACGATAGGATCGTGCAAGGCGGGGTAGGCGGTGTGATTCTGGATGAACGCCTGGCAGGACGCGTTTCTTTCTATCAGCAGGATCAGGATGGGCGCCTTAAAAATGACTTTACCGGCGGTAAAGATGGCGGCCTGAGTGAAGGGGCGATTCGCGGCCAGTTGTCAGCCATCCTGACACCGAACCTGGAAGCGCTCCTGAATGTGCATTACCGTAAATATGAGACTGATGGTGCCATCACCACTACCAAAAGCTATGCGCCGAACGGCGTGGTGCGTAATGGCTATGCGCCGAATACCGATATCAAGCATGTCAGCACGAATGCGCCGGATTCAAGTGACTCAACCCAGAACGGCATCAACCTGAACCTGAAATGGCAGCTTGGCCGCTATGCATTGACTTCCATTACCGCCTATGAAGATTTTGAAACCAATATCCTGACCGATAATGACTACACGCCATTAGAGATTTCCAGGTCACATACCGATGGCAAGAGCAGGCAGTTCACGCAGGAAATCAGGCTGGCTTCACCCAGGGAAGACCGCTGGAACTGGTTGGCCGGCGCACATTATTTCAATGAAAACATTGATTTCACCACGCAGGGCGCCAAGCTGCCGTCCGCTTCAGTGCCGGGTCTGGCAGGCGCTCCGCCTGGCGCGACTTACAATAGCTCAGACCTCAATCATAAGGCTGAGAGTTTTGCATTGTTCGGCAGTAATACCTATAACTTTACCGACCAGCTGAATGCGACATTGGGCTTGCGATGGACGCGCGAGACCAAAAAATATGACCTGGACAGGAAAGCCTCAACAGGCGCGGGGACATGGAGCAACCTGTCGCAGTGGTGGGATACTTACACCGGCGCGTATGCGGCAGCAGGCCCGTTGGGTTCCGGTACATTCAGCAGCAGTGATTCCAAGACCTGGAATGCGTTTACCTATGACATCACGCCTGAATACAAGATCACGCCGCATGACCGCGTGTATGCAAAATATTCGCATGGCGTGAAGTCCGGTGGTTTTAATACTGCCGCCACCAGCCTTGCAGCGGTGAATACGGTGAAACCTGAGCAGTTAAATGCGTATGAGATCGGCTACAAGTCAGAATGGCTGGGAGGCCGGGTTAACTTCAATGCCAGCCTGTTCCATTACGATTACCAGGATGTGCAGGTGAACGTGGTCGGGTATAACGCCAATGCCGGCGCCACCGTTTCTTATCTGCAGAATGCCAAGAAGGCGACTGTGAATGGCGCGGAGTTCGAAATCGAAGCGCTGCCTGTCGAGAACCTGCATGTGAATGCAAGCCTGGGCCTGCTGGATACCGAATATGATGAGCTGAATGTGCTTAACGGCGGTGCCGATTTGAAAGGACGTTCCCTGGTGCGTTCTCCGCATGTCACAGCCCAGATCGCGGCTGATTACACGATCCCTGTGCAGTACGGAAAAATCATTGTCGCGGCAGATGCACGTTATCAGGGTAAACAGTATTACTTTGTTGACCCGCAGTCTGAAGCGCGTGAGCACTTGAATCAGGATGGTTACACACTCGCAAATGCAAGGCTTTCGTTCGCCACCCATAACGACAAGTATGTCTTTACAGGTTATGTGAATAATCTTTTCGATAAAGAATACAAGAACCATTCACTGCCGGCATTCAATCCGGGATTGGGTGTCAATGGCGACAGCGTCTACTGGGCAGCACCAAGAACGGTAGGCGTTTCCGTAACGACCCGCTGGTAA
- a CDS encoding MFS transporter: MSQSNTLNTQPRLLATNHFTFAFVGLALMSGITIGMNKILVTLLALHLNAESWQIGLLIGAESLSMMLMSLPAGIYISRFSARWVYGISSLGAMALYPLIGYSSSWYLAALFLFIAGICIPFRVVAMNTSWLERLPEVGTSRGGWYRGTLMLGIGLVGPLLGNLASSHFGVHGSYWITSILFAVMAFYGFSILSHTRSMDDARSVSGGVKDMLRYLTDPMVRQVCIYDGLGGMVRGFFGTFIIIIAVRQFNWSAQQGITLMVVEGATFVAVLLLLGHFVAKLGEKTTYNLSHGSLITGLLFLGLSSSVIGLLIGAVLQAIGQALNHLVNISRLAHSGKNMGHVSGLFTMVGMAGGFAGATLGGFLSKGFVLQDIFLLWIPVWLAVCPGFRAFIKNIFKKTA; encoded by the coding sequence ATGAGTCAGTCGAATACGCTCAATACACAGCCACGATTATTGGCGACCAACCATTTTACATTTGCATTTGTAGGCCTTGCCTTGATGAGCGGCATCACCATCGGTATGAACAAGATACTGGTGACGCTGCTGGCATTGCACCTGAATGCGGAGTCCTGGCAGATCGGGCTGCTGATCGGTGCGGAAAGCCTGTCCATGATGCTGATGTCGCTGCCGGCAGGTATTTACATCAGCCGTTTCAGCGCCCGCTGGGTATATGGCATCTCCAGCCTGGGCGCGATGGCGCTCTACCCATTGATCGGATACTCCAGTTCCTGGTATCTGGCAGCGCTGTTTTTATTCATTGCGGGCATCTGTATCCCATTCCGCGTGGTTGCCATGAACACGTCATGGCTGGAGCGCCTGCCGGAGGTCGGTACCAGCCGCGGAGGCTGGTACCGGGGCACGCTGATGCTGGGCATAGGCCTGGTTGGGCCGCTGCTGGGCAATCTGGCTTCCAGCCATTTCGGGGTGCATGGCAGCTACTGGATCACCAGCATCCTGTTTGCGGTGATGGCGTTCTACGGCTTTTCCATTCTCTCGCATACACGCAGCATGGATGACGCCAGAAGTGTCAGCGGCGGCGTAAAAGACATGCTGCGCTACCTGACAGACCCGATGGTGCGCCAGGTATGCATCTATGATGGCCTGGGCGGCATGGTGCGCGGTTTCTTTGGCACCTTCATCATCATCATTGCCGTCAGGCAGTTCAACTGGAGCGCACAGCAGGGGATTACGCTCATGGTGGTGGAAGGGGCGACTTTTGTTGCCGTACTGCTGCTGCTTGGCCATTTTGTGGCGAAACTGGGCGAGAAAACCACTTATAACTTGAGCCATGGCAGTTTGATCACTGGCCTGCTGTTCCTGGGCTTGAGCAGCAGCGTTATCGGCCTGTTGATTGGCGCTGTGCTGCAGGCGATCGGGCAGGCGCTTAACCATCTGGTCAATATTTCGCGGCTGGCGCATTCCGGCAAGAACATGGGGCATGTTTCCGGATTGTTCACCATGGTAGGCATGGCTGGCGGCTTTGCCGGTGCAACCCTGGGCGGCTTTCTCAGCAAAGGGTTTGTGCTGCAGGATATATTCCTGCTCTGGATTCCGGTCTGGCTGGCGGTATGTCCGGGTTTCAGGGCATTCATAAAGAACATCTTCAAAAAAACGGCATAG
- a CDS encoding LLM class flavin-dependent oxidoreductase, with amino-acid sequence MTTEFLWQLPTSGDGRYGNSKKERRGERSSARHPYSEGVTDPRGLNFNYFDYLHQVARAAELAGFEGIRIPEDINGDEPWIVAGYVARGSRHLKLLTEFDASRGSSVYAAKNTVSYQRFTDGRFAWQISAGGNAQHRRSLGDFAADDEIIPRIEEFVTVARGVLTQAPYTFKGKYFEVLNGGFQGALANHKVPPVYLSGNSSEALALSARSADVHIFDAAGVDEIRQQVDGLTTLARQHGRKLGFGLRIDIVARETEQEAISDAHRFREQSANKNGSHAQLAGRHLWAGLSADITGASATLVGSYAQVTQALVDYASAGITSFLLSSVPHFEEACRLGEYVLPAVRAQIARDQRRAA; translated from the coding sequence ATGACGACTGAATTTTTATGGCAATTACCGACCAGCGGTGATGGCCGCTATGGGAACAGTAAAAAAGAACGCCGCGGTGAACGCAGTTCAGCCCGCCACCCTTATTCGGAAGGGGTGACTGACCCGCGCGGTCTGAATTTTAACTATTTTGATTACCTGCACCAGGTAGCCCGTGCTGCCGAGCTTGCCGGCTTTGAAGGAATCCGTATCCCTGAAGACATCAATGGCGATGAGCCTTGGATCGTTGCCGGCTATGTTGCGCGCGGCAGCAGGCATTTAAAGCTGTTGACCGAGTTTGACGCTTCGCGCGGCTCTTCGGTATATGCCGCAAAGAACACCGTAAGTTACCAGCGCTTCACTGATGGCCGGTTTGCATGGCAGATCAGCGCTGGCGGCAATGCGCAGCATCGCCGCTCATTGGGCGATTTTGCCGCAGATGATGAAATCATCCCGCGTATCGAGGAGTTCGTGACAGTTGCCCGCGGCGTGCTGACGCAGGCTCCTTACACCTTCAAAGGTAAATATTTCGAGGTGTTGAATGGCGGCTTCCAGGGTGCGCTGGCTAACCATAAAGTACCGCCGGTATATCTATCCGGCAATAGCAGCGAAGCATTGGCACTTTCTGCAAGAAGCGCTGATGTACATATTTTTGACGCTGCAGGTGTGGATGAGATCAGGCAACAGGTCGATGGATTAACTACGCTTGCCAGGCAGCATGGACGCAAGCTCGGTTTTGGCCTGCGTATCGATATCGTTGCGCGTGAAACGGAGCAGGAGGCCATTTCTGACGCACATAGGTTCCGTGAGCAGTCAGCTAACAAAAACGGCAGCCATGCCCAGCTTGCAGGCAGGCATCTATGGGCAGGGCTTTCAGCAGACATTACCGGCGCCAGCGCTACCCTGGTAGGCAGTTATGCGCAGGTCACGCAGGCGCTGGTTGATTACGCATCAGCCGGCATCACGAGCTTTCTGCTTTCATCGGTTCCCCATTTTGAAGAGGCCTGCCGCCTGGGGGAATACGTATTGCCTGCTGTTCGCGCTCAAATCGCACGTGACCAACGCCGTGCGGCTTAA
- a CDS encoding LLM class flavin-dependent oxidoreductase, which yields MTIDVFWRIPTHGEPSSHRNRTPHRGDWFPGDDSKAESGSVGKGSNGANYIDYIAEIAHAAEISGFQGGLIPSFPMTDEPWVISSLLARETSTFRFMIPFQPGFLNPVVAARMTASLQRATGGRALYNIITGGGGPAQLWWGDSASHDDRYGRTTEFLDVLKGVWNGGPFSYQGKFYQVEDAGLADPLSKEEYPEIYFSGSSDAALASASRHADYYLTWLEPFDQLREKFDRVKTRTQILGRKIKCAIRVDIIARPTEEEAWAEIEKGFNSLSREALDKFQNPDGSDSVGAARQRGNRPTTINSYKDLIIEPNVWSGFSLLRGGQTNGIVGSYEQVAERLDELVALGADAFILASTPHLEEAYRVGEEVLPLLRGKTDTAILRAVG from the coding sequence ATGACTATTGATGTTTTTTGGCGTATCCCGACTCACGGGGAACCCAGTTCACACCGCAACCGTACTCCGCATCGCGGCGACTGGTTCCCGGGTGACGATTCCAAGGCTGAGTCCGGCAGCGTGGGCAAAGGAAGCAACGGTGCGAACTACATAGATTACATTGCCGAGATCGCACATGCTGCAGAGATTTCAGGTTTCCAGGGCGGGCTGATCCCATCGTTCCCGATGACGGATGAACCGTGGGTGATTTCTTCATTGCTGGCACGTGAGACCTCTACTTTCCGTTTCATGATCCCATTCCAGCCTGGCTTCCTGAACCCGGTCGTGGCTGCGAGAATGACCGCGAGCCTGCAGCGTGCGACCGGCGGCCGCGCCTTGTATAACATCATTACCGGTGGTGGTGGCCCGGCACAGTTATGGTGGGGTGATTCCGCATCGCATGATGACCGCTATGGCCGCACAACCGAGTTTCTGGATGTATTGAAAGGTGTCTGGAACGGCGGCCCGTTCTCGTATCAGGGCAAGTTCTATCAGGTGGAAGATGCCGGTCTGGCCGATCCCTTATCCAAAGAAGAATATCCTGAGATCTATTTTTCAGGTTCATCCGATGCAGCGCTCGCTTCCGCCTCCAGGCATGCGGATTATTACCTGACCTGGCTGGAGCCGTTTGACCAGCTGCGCGAGAAATTCGACCGCGTGAAGACGCGTACGCAAATCCTGGGCCGCAAGATCAAATGCGCCATTCGCGTAGACATTATTGCACGCCCGACAGAGGAGGAGGCCTGGGCCGAGATTGAAAAAGGCTTTAACAGCCTGAGCCGCGAGGCTTTGGATAAGTTCCAGAATCCGGACGGCAGCGATTCCGTAGGCGCTGCACGCCAGCGCGGCAACCGCCCGACCACGATCAACAGCTATAAAGACCTGATTATCGAGCCCAATGTCTGGTCTGGCTTCAGCTTGCTGCGCGGCGGACAGACTAACGGTATTGTCGGCAGTTACGAGCAGGTGGCGGAACGGCTTGACGAGCTGGTGGCCTTAGGCGCTGACGCATTCATTCTGGCCAGCACCCCGCATCTGGAAGAAGCGTATCGTGTCGGTGAAGAAGTGCTGCCGCTGCTGCGCGGTAAAACCGATACTGCAATCCTGCGTGCGGTGGGTTAA
- a CDS encoding ABC transporter substrate-binding protein: MANQLSSSQADASALKEIWFTRCPVPTATGLAYKLGWLQDEFAGDGISVATIQDAPKALARHHYDHEISSLIREGGSLLALAAKAQGARTKLIGLTWIDEWQVILVRPGSGISKPADLKGLRVALPAYVAREIPAHVRGSSIARGMSLQGIKGALAHDGLTLDDVNFVEVGSGQETGAGLGNLWEGLEYLARGEVDAVYVKGASAVDAAKRYGAVVGIDIDHFTDRRYRVNNGTPRPITVHEDFIENHFDLLVRFLAQTLRAADWAASDLAGVHAILKSETRSGDEGVATAYRNGFHHSLQPTLSGELLDLFRIQKNFTLLHGVLDRDFDLDAWIDPRPLAAARQWLDAHDQTQVKAA; the protein is encoded by the coding sequence ATGGCAAACCAATTATCGTCATCTCAGGCTGATGCATCAGCGCTGAAGGAAATCTGGTTTACCCGCTGCCCGGTACCCACGGCAACCGGCCTGGCATATAAACTGGGGTGGCTGCAGGATGAGTTCGCAGGCGATGGCATATCGGTGGCAACCATACAGGACGCACCGAAAGCACTGGCGCGCCATCATTACGACCATGAAATCAGCAGCCTGATCCGCGAGGGCGGCAGCCTACTGGCGCTTGCGGCAAAAGCGCAGGGGGCGAGGACAAAGCTCATCGGCCTGACATGGATAGATGAATGGCAGGTGATCCTGGTGCGGCCTGGTTCCGGCATCAGCAAACCGGCTGACTTGAAAGGCCTGCGCGTGGCCTTACCCGCTTATGTAGCGCGTGAAATTCCTGCCCATGTCCGCGGCAGCAGCATTGCCCGCGGCATGAGCCTGCAAGGCATCAAGGGTGCGCTGGCACATGACGGCCTGACGCTGGATGACGTGAACTTTGTCGAGGTGGGTTCCGGCCAGGAGACCGGGGCTGGCTTGGGCAACCTGTGGGAAGGGCTGGAATATCTGGCGCGCGGCGAAGTGGATGCGGTTTATGTCAAAGGCGCCTCTGCGGTAGATGCAGCCAAGCGCTACGGTGCAGTGGTGGGTATCGACATCGATCACTTTACCGACCGCAGGTACCGCGTCAATAACGGCACGCCGAGGCCTATCACCGTGCATGAAGATTTCATTGAAAACCACTTTGATCTTTTAGTGCGGTTTCTGGCGCAGACCTTGCGTGCCGCAGATTGGGCGGCGTCTGATCTGGCAGGCGTGCATGCCATATTGAAAAGTGAGACGCGCTCCGGTGATGAGGGTGTCGCCACCGCATACCGCAACGGGTTTCATCATTCATTGCAGCCGACCCTATCCGGAGAGTTGCTGGATCTATTCAGGATACAGAAGAATTTCACACTGCTGCATGGGGTGTTGGACCGTGATTTTGATCTGGATGCATGGATCGATCCACGTCCATTGGCTGCTGCCCGGCAGTGGCTGGATGCACATGATCAAACGCAGGTAAAAGCTGCGTGA
- a CDS encoding class II aldolase/adducin family protein translates to MGKIDTELAADVTAFAQNVAREAAHAFKVLRETDTTTAYGTVGFTVRVPGHEKLVVVNDPGPWDRGAEITPAIIGFDGTVYAGHHTGGKRYNKLFIERPEVSIISHVHTLYLAAWGQTHRTFPINYVALNRHHLVRELPVYINRLQPEVDFIVEKVNENPHNFAIVEANGGGTVWGKAGIRELTDTIILLEEAARLQLLAEAVGGSRNYGAGALRQNWKMTGLFDEAKTLGLLPITDI, encoded by the coding sequence ATGGGAAAGATTGATACCGAATTAGCCGCCGATGTAACGGCATTTGCACAGAACGTAGCGCGCGAGGCGGCTCATGCCTTTAAGGTGCTGCGTGAGACGGATACGACAACGGCCTACGGCACAGTAGGTTTTACCGTGCGCGTTCCGGGGCATGAGAAACTGGTGGTGGTGAACGATCCCGGCCCATGGGATAGAGGTGCTGAAATCACGCCGGCAATCATCGGCTTTGACGGTACTGTCTATGCCGGGCACCACACTGGCGGCAAGCGCTATAACAAACTGTTCATCGAGCGTCCTGAAGTCAGCATCATTTCACATGTCCACACCCTGTACCTGGCGGCGTGGGGGCAAACGCACCGTACTTTCCCTATCAATTATGTTGCGCTGAACCGTCACCACCTCGTGCGTGAACTCCCGGTCTACATCAACCGCCTGCAACCGGAAGTGGATTTTATCGTCGAAAAAGTAAATGAGAACCCGCACAATTTTGCCATCGTGGAAGCCAACGGCGGCGGCACCGTCTGGGGCAAGGCCGGTATCCGCGAGCTGACGGATACCATCATCCTGCTTGAAGAGGCGGCACGCTTGCAGCTGCTGGCTGAGGCTGTAGGCGGCTCACGTAATTATGGCGCCGGTGCACTGCGGCAGAACTGGAAGATGACGGGTCTGTTCGATGAAGCCAAGACCCTTGGTTTGCTGCCGATCACGGATATTTAA